The Osmia lignaria lignaria isolate PbOS001 chromosome 14, iyOsmLign1, whole genome shotgun sequence genome has a window encoding:
- the LOC117607432 gene encoding kanadaptin → MEVEISADELAPKSNENITTSDSCPSGDKAEEESQVIEKEMSTTDSSISDASKEHSMELTENYAADSSEDPNFKKPTVLIDAKRFRPVSKTSKTSVSVNQCSSESSDPDQLDSKDPPFPYKEPPWGGKSEQEYKMEVLKSGVIVETILLNEQSFYIIGRLPSCHVSLAHPTISRYHAVLQYRSREDGENFKGFYIYDLGSTHGTYWNGNRIKPYIYVRIRGGHMLRFGCSQRKYILQAPPDDQEEESQYSVSELKEMRVLQMEKQRINKELEGTAQEKESDGIDWGMGEDADEETDLQENPYACITDEDLVLDDPKKTLRGWFEREGYDLQYQTEEKGIGQFLCWVDLPMEDIVGHTVRAEAVVKGKKKEAVVQCALEACKILDKYGLLRQANHEARKRKTRNWEAEDYYDSDEDNFLDRTGSVEKKREQRMRLAGKLEDKAETYDSLLEKHKQVTKRISQLSTSIENWHNASNKEKEAPEEDALDAFMSSLNSSSLTKNDIAKMKVELQNLRKEEASLIKLLNLTRPANLPPLVSSNVNTEQITHRGKATETVTQGSSEVNKIQDSLIRRTKEKQANQRAHVDRKSIVPSTTNDTRTEAESEEEVDSEDDNELISSRASPKETEESSKTSPDSVKESSEGKEAKGKQPQREVKVTKKRRQEQEKVNYDQDIYTDNYSMWVPPQNQAGDGKTSLNEKYGY, encoded by the exons ATGGAAGTCGAAATAAGTGCTGATGAATTAGCGCCAAAATCGAATGAAAACATAACAACGTCGGACAGTTGTCCAAGTGGCGATAAAGCCGAAGAAGAGAGTCAAgtgattgaaaaagaaatgtcTACTACTGATTCTAGCATTTCCGACGCGTCGAAAGAACACAGTATGGAATTGACGGAAAATTACGCAGCCGATTCGTCCGAGGACCCTAATTTCAAAAAACCGACCGTGTTAATTGATGCGAAACGTTTTCGACCAGTAAGTAAAACTTCCAAAACGTCGGTATCGGTAAATCAATGTTCGTCCGAAAGCAGTGATCCGGATCAATTAGACTCAAAAGATCCTCCCTTTCCGTACAAAGAACCACCTTGGGGAGGAAAATCAGAACAGGAGTATAAAATGGAAGTGTTAAAGTCTGGAGTCATCGTAGAGACAATCTTGCTCAATGAACAAAGTTTTTATATCATTGGACGGTTACCATCGTGTCACGTATCGCTTGCTCATCCAACTATTTCAAGATATCATGCCGTTTTACAATACAGATCCAGAGAAGATGGGGAAAATTTCAAAGGCTTTTACATTTACGATCTAGGAAGTACTCATGGAACATATTGGAATGGAAATCGTATAAAACCTTATATTTATGTAAGAATACGAGGAGGTCATATGCTCAGATTTGGTTGCAGTCAAAGGAAATACATTTTACAAGCACCTCCGGATGATCAAGAGGAAGAATCACAATATAGTGTATCAGAGTTAAAG GAAATGAGAGTATTGCAAATGGAGAAACAACGAATAAATAAAGAACTCGAAGGAACCGCTCAAGAGAAAGAAAGCGATGGTATCGATTGGGGTATGGGAGAAGACGCGGACGAGGAGACGGATTTACAAGAAAATCCGTATGCTTGCATTACCGACGAGGATTTAGTCTTAGACGATCCTAAGAAAACTCTCCGAGGATGGTTCGAAAGGGAAGGATACGATCTTCAGTATCAGACAGAAGAAAAGGGAATTGGACAGTTTTTATGTTGGGTAGA TCTACCCATGGAGGACATCGTTGGTCATACCGTTAGAGCAGAAGCTGTTGTCAagggtaaaaagaaagaagcagtTGTGCAGTGTGCACTGGAAGCGTGTAAAATTTTGGACAAATACGGCTTGTTGAGACAAGCGAATCACG AGGCGAGGAAAAGGAAAACAAGGAATTGGGAAGCTGAGGATTATTATGATTCCGATGAAGACAACTTCCTCGATAGAACCGGGTCGGTCGAGAAGAAACGAGAACAGAGGATGCGATTAGCTGGCAAATTAGAGGATAAAGCAGAAACGTATGATTCGTTG CTTGAAAAACACAAACAAGTTACGAAACGAATCTCGCAATTGTCGACTTCAATTGAAAATTGGCACAATGCGAGTAATAAAGAGAAGGAAGCACCGGAAGAGGATGCGTTGGATGCTTTCATGTCCAGCTTGAATTCTTCCTCTTTGACTAAAAACGATATTGCTAAGATGAAAGTAGAATTACAGAATCTTCGTAAAGAGGAAGCGAGTTTAATCAAGTTATTAAATTTGACCCGGCCTGCGAATTTACCTCCTCTAGTTTCTTCCAACGTTAACACAGAACAAATCACACATCGCGGTAAAGCGACCGAAACTGTTACCCAAGGATCGTCGGAAGTAAACAAAATTCAAGATTCCTTGATTCGACGTACAAAg GAAAAACAAGCGAATCAACGAGCACACGTAGATCGTAAGTCTATCGTACCAAGTACAACCAACGACACAAGGACGGAAGCAGAATCTGAAGAGGAAGTGGATAGCGAGGACGATAACGAATTGATTTCATCACGTGCTTCACCGAAAGAAACCGAGGAAAGTTCGAAAACTTCCCCTGATAGTGTAAAGGAATCTTCCGAAGGAAAAGAAGCAAAGGGAAAGCAACCGCAGCGTGAAGTTAAAGTAACGAAGAAACGGCGACAAGAGCAAGAAAAAGTTAATTACGATCAGGACATTTATACGGACAATTATTCGATGTGGGTTCCTCCACAAAATCAAGCAGGGGATGGGAAAACGAGTCTTAACGAAAAGTATGGTTACTGA
- the LOC117607449 gene encoding uncharacterized protein LOC117607449, which produces MDYPEGQYQVSYFRTMWTAVASMGWYILALAICCWYASPYIRERYTRWKLRKDEEDYAAKFHKNPDLLQDRLSALEASRQRMQEKYYQKCVQSKEEEREKEIRKEASRLIDSSSTGYRLGSASDESTFVQKKSKSLRGDYNPLMGDNSRGYRPPKRSCCGKGGCG; this is translated from the exons ATGGATTATCCAGAGGGGCAGTATCAAGTATCTTATTTCAGAACGA TGTGGACTGCAGTCGCATCTATGGGATGGTATATTCTTGCACTGGCCATCTGTTGTTGGTACGCCTCTCCATATATTCGGGAAAGGTATACAAGATGGAAGTTGAGGAAAGACGAGGAGGATTATGCTGCAAAATTCCATAAAA ATCCAGATCTATTGCAAGATAGACTATCAGCTTTAGAAGCTTCCCGGCAAAGAATGCAAGAAAAGTATTATCAAAAATGTGTGCAatcgaaggaagaagaaagagag AAGGAAATAAGGAAGGAAGCATCGAGGTTGATCGACAGCAGTTCGACTGGTTATCGGCTAGGAAGTGCTAGCGATGAATCTACGTTTGTACAAAAGAAATCGAAATCATTGAGAGGAG ATTATAATCCACTAATGGGCGACAATTCTAGAGGATACCGACCTCCGAAACGGAGCTGCTGCGGCAAAGGCGGTTGCGGCTAA